The Porphyrobacter sp. HT-58-2 genome has a window encoding:
- a CDS encoding SAM-dependent methyltransferase: MSKPLLDRFLSRAVKQGRLGVVYADGSAATHGTPAPGFPEIVLRFTDDRVPRDILLDPRLGAAEAYIDGRLLIEEGDVMGLVSLLRANNAWDKGGDIRSPNPLKRIINRASFAAEQINNRVGSKKNVAHHYDIGNDLYALMLDDAHWQYSCAYWPRDDMTLAEAQAAKLAHIARKLALSPGQHVLDIGCGWGGMAIHLARHHNVRVTGITLSEEQLALARQRVQAAGVADKVTITLEDYRDTAASGQRFDRIVSVGMFEHVGRAQFDTFFAACAQMLADDGVMLLHTIGRFGGPGTTDAFTRKYIFPGGYIPALSETLASSEKVRLIASDVETLRLHYAKTIRAWYANCLANRDAIIALHDERFFRMWTFYLAGAATVFEHGGMCNYQIQYVRSRRALPITRDYLIGS, from the coding sequence ATGAGCAAGCCTCTCCTCGACCGGTTTCTCTCCCGTGCCGTCAAGCAGGGGCGACTTGGCGTGGTCTATGCCGATGGCAGCGCCGCGACCCACGGCACCCCGGCTCCGGGCTTTCCCGAAATCGTGCTGCGTTTCACTGACGACCGCGTACCGCGCGACATCCTGCTGGACCCGAGGCTAGGTGCAGCCGAAGCGTATATCGACGGTCGCCTGTTGATCGAGGAGGGCGACGTCATGGGTCTCGTCAGCCTGCTGCGTGCCAATAATGCGTGGGACAAGGGCGGCGACATTCGCAGCCCCAACCCGCTGAAACGCATCATCAACCGCGCCAGCTTTGCCGCCGAACAGATCAACAATCGCGTCGGCTCGAAGAAGAACGTCGCGCACCATTATGACATCGGCAATGATCTCTATGCGCTGATGCTCGACGACGCGCATTGGCAGTATTCCTGCGCCTATTGGCCACGCGACGACATGACACTGGCCGAGGCACAGGCGGCCAAGCTTGCGCATATCGCCAGAAAGCTCGCCCTCTCGCCCGGCCAGCACGTGCTCGATATCGGCTGTGGGTGGGGCGGTATGGCGATCCATCTGGCCCGGCATCACAATGTCCGGGTCACAGGCATCACCCTGTCGGAAGAACAGCTCGCCCTTGCTCGCCAGCGTGTGCAGGCGGCGGGCGTGGCGGACAAGGTGACGATCACACTCGAAGATTACCGGGACACCGCCGCCAGCGGACAGCGGTTCGACCGGATCGTCTCGGTCGGCATGTTCGAACATGTCGGCCGTGCGCAGTTCGACACCTTCTTTGCGGCCTGTGCGCAGATGCTGGCTGACGATGGCGTAATGCTGCTCCACACGATCGGTCGCTTCGGCGGCCCCGGCACCACAGATGCCTTCACCCGCAAATACATCTTCCCCGGCGGCTACATCCCGGCGCTGTCGGAAACGCTCGCTTCAAGCGAGAAGGTGCGCCTGATCGCCTCGGACGTGGAAACCCTGCGGCTGCATTACGCAAAGACGATCCGTGCATGGTACGCCAATTGCCTCGCGAACCGCGACGCGATCATCGCGTTGCACGATGAACGCTTTTTCCGGATGTGGACCTTCTATCTCGCTGGTGCTGCCACCGTCTTCGAGCATGGCGGGATGTGCAATTACCAGATCCAGTATGTGCGCAGCCGCCGTGCGCTGCCGATCACGCGCGATTACCTGATCGGGAGCTAA
- a CDS encoding acyltransferase family protein: MLIMWNKARELAELTPSERNRWVDFLRAVSILAVVVGHWLMAGLYVDASGELRRGDLLSIAQWTHWLTWGFQVMPVFFLVGGYSNSVSWAAATAKYPRDHEGVYRDWLANRVQRLITPTFPVLLLWAGLALILTQLGLPRDQIRMATEAALIPVWFLAVYLLVTAFTPIAYRAWQRWGWLSFAVYVPIAMLTDWLTFTHKVPWVNFTNFLWVFLAIHQLGFAWRAGKFGKSWFAWGWFAVSLAILVSITVYGFYPVSMVSAPGGFSNSLPPTLALFALGAVQVGLVLALEPAGRRMLDRVSVWTATVLMNGMIMTVYLWHLTAFVLVMTFDWLVLGGLGLEPVPGTGEWWITRPLWIVIYVLALLPMIAVFARHERSFGPIRGGRTVPRLRAVLGVVAICAGLGATAGLTIASPEGLSGVRWWVIALPLTGRR, translated from the coding sequence ATGCTGATAATGTGGAACAAGGCGCGCGAACTGGCGGAACTTACGCCGTCCGAACGCAATCGCTGGGTCGATTTCCTGCGTGCGGTTTCGATCCTCGCGGTGGTCGTGGGCCACTGGCTGATGGCCGGGCTCTATGTCGATGCCTCGGGCGAACTGCGGCGCGGCGACCTGCTGTCGATTGCCCAGTGGACCCATTGGCTGACCTGGGGTTTTCAGGTGATGCCGGTGTTTTTTCTGGTCGGCGGTTATTCGAACTCGGTCAGCTGGGCGGCGGCGACGGCGAAGTATCCGCGGGATCATGAGGGGGTCTACCGCGACTGGCTGGCAAACCGGGTGCAGCGTCTGATCACGCCGACTTTCCCCGTCCTGCTGTTGTGGGCGGGGCTGGCATTGATCCTGACCCAGCTGGGCCTGCCGCGCGACCAGATCCGCATGGCGACCGAGGCGGCCCTGATCCCGGTGTGGTTCCTCGCGGTCTATCTGCTCGTCACCGCCTTCACCCCCATCGCCTACCGCGCATGGCAACGCTGGGGCTGGCTGAGTTTTGCCGTCTATGTGCCGATTGCCATGCTGACCGACTGGCTGACCTTCACGCACAAGGTGCCGTGGGTGAACTTCACCAATTTCCTGTGGGTGTTCCTCGCCATTCATCAGCTTGGCTTTGCATGGCGAGCAGGCAAGTTTGGCAAGAGCTGGTTTGCTTGGGGATGGTTCGCAGTGTCGCTGGCGATCCTTGTCTCCATCACGGTCTATGGCTTCTACCCGGTCTCGATGGTCAGCGCACCGGGAGGCTTTTCCAATTCGCTCCCGCCGACGCTCGCGCTGTTTGCGCTGGGGGCGGTGCAGGTGGGGCTGGTGCTGGCGCTGGAACCTGCCGGACGGCGGATGCTGGACCGGGTGAGTGTATGGACGGCGACGGTGCTGATGAACGGGATGATCATGACGGTCTACCTGTGGCATCTCACGGCTTTCGTGCTGGTGATGACCTTCGACTGGCTAGTGCTGGGCGGGCTGGGCCTTGAACCCGTCCCCGGCACCGGCGAATGGTGGATCACGCGGCCCTTGTGGATTGTCATCTATGTGCTGGCCTTGCTGCCGATGATCGCGGTCTTCGCGCGGCATGAACGCAGCTTTGGCCCGATCCGCGGCGGGCGCACCGTGCCGCGCCTGCGCGCAGTGCTGGGCGTGGTGGCGATCTGTGCGGGGCTGGGGGCGACGGCGGGGCTGACGATTGCCAGCCCGGAAGGCCTATCCGGGGTCCGCTGGTGGGTGATCGCCCTGCCGCTGACGGGGCGGCGCTGA
- a CDS encoding argininosuccinate synthase — MAQPQKVVLAYSGGLDTSVIAKWLSVERGLEVVTFTADLGQGEEIEPARAKARAMGIPDNHIFIEDLREEFVRDFVFPMMRANARYEGDYLLGTSIARPLISKRLVEIAHQTGADFIAHGATGKGNDQVRFELSAYALDPDIKVIAPWREWDLTSRTALIAWAEAHQIQVPKDKRGDSPFSTDANLLHTSSEGKVLEDPWEETPDYVYSRTVNPEDAPDTPEYITVDFEKGDGVALNGEAMSPATLLAALNDLGRKHGIGRLDLVENRFVGMKSRGMYETPGGEIYARAHRGIEQITLDRGAAHLKDELMPRYAELIYNGFWFSPEREMLQAAIDHSQDKVTGTVRLKLYKGLASVVGRKSPYSLYSEAHVTFEDDAGAYDQKDAEGFIKLNGLRLRLLARRSRDA, encoded by the coding sequence ATGGCCCAGCCCCAGAAAGTCGTCCTCGCCTATTCGGGCGGTCTCGATACCAGCGTCATCGCCAAGTGGCTGAGCGTGGAGCGCGGGCTGGAGGTGGTGACCTTCACCGCCGACCTTGGACAAGGCGAGGAAATCGAACCCGCCCGTGCCAAGGCTCGCGCCATGGGCATCCCCGACAATCACATCTTCATCGAAGACCTGCGGGAGGAATTCGTGCGCGATTTCGTCTTCCCGATGATGCGCGCCAATGCCCGCTATGAAGGCGATTATCTGCTTGGCACCTCGATCGCCCGCCCGCTGATTTCCAAGCGTCTGGTCGAGATCGCGCACCAGACCGGGGCGGACTTCATCGCCCACGGCGCGACCGGCAAGGGCAATGATCAGGTGCGCTTCGAACTCAGCGCCTATGCGCTCGATCCCGACATCAAGGTGATCGCCCCCTGGCGCGAGTGGGATTTGACCAGCCGCACCGCGCTGATCGCCTGGGCCGAGGCGCACCAGATTCAGGTCCCCAAGGACAAGCGCGGCGACAGCCCGTTTTCGACCGATGCGAACCTCTTGCACACCTCGTCCGAGGGCAAGGTGCTGGAAGACCCGTGGGAGGAAACCCCGGACTACGTCTACAGCCGCACCGTTAACCCCGAGGACGCGCCCGATACGCCCGAATACATCACGGTCGATTTCGAGAAGGGGGACGGCGTGGCGCTGAACGGCGAAGCCATGTCGCCTGCCACCCTGCTGGCCGCGCTCAACGATCTGGGCCGCAAGCACGGCATCGGCCGGCTTGATCTGGTCGAGAACCGCTTCGTCGGGATGAAATCACGCGGAATGTATGAGACTCCTGGTGGCGAGATCTACGCCCGCGCTCACCGCGGGATTGAACAGATCACGCTGGATCGTGGCGCGGCGCATCTCAAGGACGAGCTCATGCCGCGCTATGCCGAGCTGATCTACAACGGCTTCTGGTTCAGCCCCGAGCGCGAAATGCTGCAAGCCGCCATAGACCATTCGCAGGACAAGGTGACCGGCACCGTTCGGCTGAAGCTCTACAAGGGGCTGGCGAGTGTGGTGGGGAGGAAATCACCCTACTCGCTCTATTCCGAAGCGCACGTCACCTTCGAGGATGACGCCGGGGCCTACGACCAGAAGGACGCGGAAGGCTTCATCAAGCTGAACGGTCTGCGACTGCGGCTGCTGGCCCGCCGCTCCCGGGACGCCTGA
- a CDS encoding septal ring lytic transglycosylase RlpA family protein, with protein MPVRFAFFPRTAVSARLMRTGNRALGQDARSFGSRSIHAIAVAGVLAMTPLAASTAAAPDPSAASFEPATSAALIELVPIQPDASVTAPATEAGDAPASAPQETVLGQGSASYYAAKFHGRRTASGETFDNRAMTAAHRSLPFGSLVRVTNPANGQSVVVRINDRGPFTRGRVIDVSRAAAEELGMVARGHAQVELALIED; from the coding sequence ATGCCCGTCCGGTTTGCCTTTTTCCCGCGCACCGCAGTATCCGCCCGCCTCATGCGGACGGGAAATCGCGCACTGGGCCAAGATGCCCGCAGCTTCGGCAGCCGGAGCATCCACGCCATCGCCGTGGCCGGGGTGCTGGCAATGACGCCGCTCGCCGCATCCACCGCTGCTGCGCCCGATCCTTCCGCAGCCAGCTTTGAACCGGCGACCAGCGCTGCCCTTATCGAGCTCGTCCCGATCCAGCCCGACGCCAGCGTGACCGCACCTGCCACGGAGGCAGGCGATGCGCCGGCCTCGGCCCCTCAGGAAACCGTGCTCGGTCAGGGCAGTGCTTCCTATTACGCCGCCAAGTTTCATGGCCGCCGCACTGCCAGCGGTGAGACTTTCGACAACCGGGCCATGACCGCCGCCCATCGCTCGCTTCCTTTCGGCAGCCTTGTGCGCGTGACCAATCCAGCCAATGGTCAGAGCGTCGTGGTCCGCATCAATGATCGCGGCCCCTTCACCCGCGGCCGCGTGATCGACGTCAGCCGCGCTGCTGCCGAAGAACTCGGCATGGTCGCCCGCGGTCACGCCCAAGTCGAGCTCGCTCTGATCGAAGACTGA
- a CDS encoding sodium:solute symporter family transporter gives MPLALAPLGAKRPRFRQHRAARGLPARFRGAFAITLTLILAYVAAQLALAIWAGRGARSDADYLVAGRSLGPFAVGMSLFATWFASESLIATSGEVARDGLAGARAEPFAYAIGILAIALFFAHRLRSGGFITIADFLRARFGAGTEALSAIVIALSATTWSAAQLFAFATIIAGASGLDFTTALISATLLVMTYTMFGGLAGDVLTDIVQGLIIIVAILILFALMASAFGGVGAMWAAAPPTVWSFTAPGESWIDRVELWLIPIAGTMVSQEALARTLAARSPAVARRGALLGAGIYLAAGLIPVSLGLFGPQLAPLLGVTLGADEAYLPSLAAALFPEWLLIIFTGALVSAILSSVDSALLAVSAVVTESGYKRLNPKASPLALLRAARAATVGAAAIAAVLAAQGESLRNLVLDAGAIAAVLAVPIIAGLAGARSGRAALGAIVVQMGVLGLLDYALGIPGAFLWMIASGIVTFAALTRFARPAPPQSPAREPSEAGSEAGQSGAEGGLEGA, from the coding sequence TTGCCCCTTGCGCTAGCCCCCCTCGGGGCTAAGAGACCGCGCTTTCGACAGCATCGCGCAGCAAGGGGGCTTCCGGCGCGCTTTCGGGGGGCATTCGCTATTACGCTCACGCTGATCCTTGCCTATGTCGCAGCGCAGCTGGCACTTGCCATATGGGCCGGCCGCGGAGCGCGATCCGATGCCGATTACCTCGTAGCTGGCCGCTCGCTCGGTCCGTTCGCCGTCGGCATGAGCCTGTTTGCGACCTGGTTCGCATCCGAAAGCCTGATCGCCACCTCGGGCGAAGTCGCCCGCGACGGGCTCGCAGGCGCCCGGGCCGAGCCCTTCGCCTATGCCATCGGCATCCTCGCCATCGCGTTGTTCTTTGCCCACCGGCTGAGGAGCGGCGGCTTCATCACCATCGCCGATTTCCTGCGCGCCCGCTTCGGCGCGGGGACCGAGGCGCTTTCCGCCATCGTCATCGCACTCAGCGCCACCACCTGGTCGGCCGCCCAGCTGTTCGCCTTCGCCACCATCATCGCGGGCGCATCGGGGCTCGATTTCACCACAGCCCTGATCAGCGCAACCCTGCTGGTGATGACCTACACCATGTTCGGCGGCCTGGCCGGAGACGTCCTAACCGACATCGTGCAGGGCCTCATCATCATCGTCGCCATCCTGATCCTCTTCGCCTTGATGGCGAGCGCATTCGGCGGCGTGGGCGCGATGTGGGCCGCCGCGCCGCCCACCGTGTGGAGCTTCACTGCCCCCGGCGAAAGCTGGATCGACCGCGTCGAGCTATGGCTCATCCCCATTGCCGGGACGATGGTGAGCCAGGAGGCGCTCGCCCGCACGCTTGCCGCCCGCTCGCCCGCGGTCGCGCGCAGGGGCGCATTGCTCGGCGCGGGGATCTACCTCGCCGCCGGCCTCATCCCGGTCAGCCTCGGCCTGTTCGGCCCCCAGCTTGCCCCGCTCCTCGGCGTCACCCTGGGCGCGGACGAGGCCTATCTCCCCAGCCTTGCCGCCGCGCTGTTTCCCGAATGGCTGCTGATCATCTTCACCGGCGCACTGGTCTCCGCGATCCTGTCCTCGGTCGACAGCGCCCTGCTCGCGGTGTCGGCGGTGGTGACCGAGAGCGGGTACAAGCGCCTCAATCCCAAGGCCTCCCCCCTCGCCCTGCTGCGCGCTGCACGGGCGGCGACGGTGGGCGCGGCGGCCATCGCGGCGGTGCTGGCGGCGCAGGGGGAGTCCTTGCGCAACCTCGTGCTCGATGCCGGAGCGATTGCCGCAGTGCTGGCGGTGCCGATCATCGCCGGGCTGGCCGGAGCGCGCAGCGGCCGTGCGGCACTGGGGGCGATCGTGGTGCAGATGGGGGTGCTGGGCCTGCTCGACTACGCGCTGGGCATCCCCGGCGCCTTCCTGTGGATGATCGCGAGCGGGATCGTCACCTTCGCCGCCCTCACCCGGTTCGCGCGCCCCGCCCCCCCGCAAAGCCCCGCGCGGGAGCCGAGCGAAGCGGGGTCTGAGGCAGGCCAAAGCGGAGCTGAGGGGGGTCTGGAGGGGGCCTAA